A single region of the Latilactobacillus curvatus JCM 1096 = DSM 20019 genome encodes:
- a CDS encoding Rrf2 family transcriptional regulator: MKYSHKLSDAIHILAYVDIFQDGDLSSQAIAGSIESNPSLVRRLMSLLVKADLLATKPGTIAPKLARPAEQITMLAVFQALDTDQRLLHVDEKTNPDCLIGSNIQATLDAAYDQVQKAAEAEMATITLDQIIAGILERHAQKNSLSV, from the coding sequence ATGAAATATTCTCATAAACTTAGTGATGCCATCCATATTTTGGCCTATGTCGATATTTTTCAAGATGGTGATTTATCAAGCCAAGCGATTGCTGGGAGCATCGAGTCTAATCCTAGTTTAGTGCGGCGGCTAATGTCACTACTGGTGAAGGCGGATTTATTAGCGACTAAACCGGGGACGATTGCCCCTAAATTAGCGCGCCCAGCGGAACAGATTACAATGTTAGCCGTTTTTCAGGCGCTTGATACAGATCAACGGTTATTACACGTTGATGAAAAAACAAATCCAGATTGTTTAATTGGTAGCAACATTCAAGCAACCCTTGATGCGGCTTATGATCAGGTGCAAAAAGCTGCGGAAGCGGAGATGGCAACCATCACCCTTGATCAAATTATTGCGGGGATTCTTGAACGCCATGCACAAAAAAATAGTTTGTCAGTCTAA
- the topA gene encoding type I DNA topoisomerase codes for MAGKNLVIVESPAKAKTIEKYLGRNYKVVASKGHIRDLPKSQMGVDFENNYEPKYISIRGKGETIKELKKQAKKVDHIYLAADPDREGEAIAWHVSHILKLDPTEKNRVVFNEITKDTVKSAFKNPRSIDMKLVDAQQARRVLDRIVGYSISPLLWQKVKKGLSAGRVQSVALKLVIDRENEIKAFVPEEYWSLDAEFKKSRSKFNASFYGVKGKKLPLSDNDAVQAILKQIDKTKDFTIEDVKKRERKRFAAAPFTTSSLQQEANRKLNFRTRKTMMQAQQLYEGINLGGKEGTVGLITYMRTDSTRISTGAKHEASQFIHDNYGEEYAALKAHKTKNPEGAQDAHEAIRPTSVMRTPKSLKDVLTNDQYKIYNLIWSRFVASQMTPAIFDTVAVKIAQGDVLFKANGSQMKFPGFTKLYVSSRDTEDSAKDNVLPELAVGDAVKLVKTDPAQHFTQPPARYSEANLVKALEENGVGRPSTYSPTIETIQRRYYVKLNAKRFEPTELGEIVNGLIVEFFPDIVNIDFTADLEHRLDEVETGKEDWVKVIDNFFKPFEKEVEKASEQIEKVQIKDEPAGFDCDICGAPMVVKMGRYGKFFACSRFPDCRNTKAIVKEIGVTCPKCGKGQVIERKSKKNRLFYGCDRYPDCDFITWDKPVGRNCPKCEHYLVEKKIKGGKQVICPNGDYEETVQK; via the coding sequence ATGGCAGGCAAAAATTTAGTCATTGTAGAATCACCTGCAAAGGCCAAAACAATTGAAAAGTACCTTGGGCGCAACTATAAGGTTGTTGCAAGCAAGGGTCACATCCGCGATTTACCAAAGAGTCAAATGGGTGTTGATTTTGAAAATAATTATGAACCTAAATATATCTCGATTCGCGGTAAAGGCGAAACGATTAAAGAATTAAAAAAGCAAGCTAAAAAAGTTGATCATATCTATCTCGCAGCCGATCCGGATCGCGAAGGCGAAGCGATTGCATGGCATGTTTCCCATATTTTAAAACTCGATCCAACTGAAAAAAACCGGGTTGTCTTTAACGAAATTACCAAAGACACCGTTAAAAGTGCTTTTAAAAATCCACGTAGTATCGATATGAAACTCGTTGATGCACAACAAGCGCGACGCGTGCTTGATCGGATTGTCGGGTATTCAATCAGTCCATTACTCTGGCAAAAGGTTAAAAAAGGCTTGAGTGCTGGTCGGGTTCAATCCGTTGCGTTAAAACTCGTGATTGATCGTGAAAACGAGATTAAAGCCTTTGTTCCAGAAGAATACTGGTCATTGGATGCGGAATTTAAAAAGAGTCGCAGTAAGTTTAACGCCAGTTTCTACGGCGTGAAGGGTAAGAAATTACCCCTTAGCGATAATGATGCGGTTCAAGCGATTTTGAAACAAATCGATAAGACTAAGGATTTCACGATTGAAGATGTTAAGAAACGGGAACGCAAACGTTTTGCAGCCGCACCATTTACAACGAGTTCCTTGCAACAAGAAGCCAACCGTAAGTTGAACTTCAGAACGCGGAAAACAATGATGCAAGCCCAACAATTGTATGAAGGGATTAACCTTGGTGGCAAAGAAGGCACGGTCGGGTTAATCACTTATATGCGTACCGATTCAACCCGGATTTCTACCGGTGCTAAACATGAAGCGTCACAATTCATCCATGACAATTATGGTGAAGAATATGCGGCATTAAAGGCGCATAAGACGAAGAATCCTGAAGGTGCACAAGATGCCCATGAAGCGATTCGCCCAACGTCAGTGATGCGGACACCTAAGAGCTTGAAAGACGTTTTAACTAACGATCAATATAAAATCTATAACTTAATCTGGTCACGGTTTGTCGCCAGTCAGATGACACCAGCCATTTTTGATACGGTCGCAGTTAAGATTGCTCAAGGTGATGTCTTATTCAAGGCAAACGGCTCACAAATGAAGTTCCCAGGATTCACGAAACTCTATGTGTCATCACGTGATACTGAAGACTCTGCTAAGGATAATGTCTTACCAGAACTTGCAGTTGGGGATGCGGTGAAACTCGTTAAAACTGATCCAGCGCAACATTTTACGCAGCCACCAGCACGTTATTCTGAAGCCAATTTAGTTAAGGCTTTGGAAGAAAACGGTGTTGGTCGACCATCAACGTATTCACCAACGATCGAAACGATTCAACGGCGTTATTACGTGAAGTTAAACGCAAAACGCTTTGAACCAACTGAGTTAGGGGAAATCGTCAATGGTTTAATTGTCGAATTCTTCCCGGACATCGTTAACATCGACTTTACGGCCGATTTGGAACATCGTTTGGATGAAGTCGAAACGGGTAAAGAAGACTGGGTCAAGGTGATTGACAACTTCTTCAAACCGTTTGAAAAAGAAGTCGAAAAAGCGAGTGAACAAATCGAAAAAGTACAAATTAAAGATGAACCAGCTGGCTTTGACTGCGACATCTGTGGTGCCCCGATGGTTGTTAAAATGGGTCGTTATGGTAAATTCTTCGCTTGCAGTCGCTTCCCAGATTGTCGCAATACCAAGGCAATCGTGAAGGAAATCGGCGTCACCTGTCCCAAATGTGGTAAGGGGCAAGTCATCGAACGTAAATCGAAGAAGAATCGCTTATTCTACGGTTGTGATCGTTACCCAGATTGTGATTTTATCACATGGGATAAACCCGTCGGCAGAAACTGTCCGAAGTGTGAACACTACCTTGTTGAAAAGAAAATTAAAGGTGGCAAACAAGTAATTTGTCCAAACGGTGACTACGAAGAAACCGTCCAAAAATAA